A genome region from Pseudanabaena sp. Chao 1811 includes the following:
- a CDS encoding DUF3082 domain-containing protein, whose translation MSEEAKLTSPNTTPSPFKNLTGAAIAATLATALYAFTNMVANKLATAPLQTTNTLANRLSTLVRTILLALGTGITMIFAVIALGLVLLTIKQVFTAIFSKPDLSE comes from the coding sequence ATGTCTGAAGAAGCTAAACTTACCTCTCCTAACACCACACCGTCGCCTTTTAAAAATCTCACAGGAGCTGCGATTGCTGCCACCTTAGCTACTGCTCTCTACGCATTTACCAATATGGTGGCTAATAAGTTAGCGACTGCCCCTTTACAGACCACTAATACCCTCGCAAATCGTCTTTCTACCCTTGTCCGCACAATACTACTGGCTCTTGGTACGGGCATCACGATGATTTTTGCTGTAATTGCCTTGGGACTCGTTTTACTAACGATTAAGCAGGTATTTACGGCTATTTTTAGTAAACCAGATCTCTCAGAATAA
- the cobA gene encoding uroporphyrinogen-III C-methyltransferase: MKGKVFIVGAGIGGEEFLTVRARDLICTAEVIISDALVDRTLLDLAPPQCNCIIAGKRGGQKSIKQAEINQMLVEYCLQGKQVVRLKSGDPWIFGRSLPEISALQAANCAWEVVAGISSVIAAPMLAGIPLTEVEASSCFAVMTGHDLERLPWEAIAQIPTLVILMGTNNLAGLLAKLEQGKSGDTKIAIVQWCGRPEQQVWTGTLTDIQSKLPEGSLSPSVIIIGEVVKFHEQLSRQYGQSSENFGITVELEKEKLPLQGKRILVTRAATQASQFTDLLTNQGAKVIEMPTLAIVPPSSWEMLDQAIADLANHDWLILTSANAVESFFGRLQQSGKDSRALHSLKVAVVGRKTAEVLANYGITPDLVPADFIADSLIDAFLTGNHVLTGKKLLFPRVQSGGREVLVEQLQQHGAIIESIPAYESGCPEAIDPIALAAIQNQQLDAITFASSKTVKHFCQLLDRVTTIDTWQAWIASVKIASIGPQTSKTCNELLGRVDCEAMEYTLDGLAEAIGKILQET, translated from the coding sequence ATGAAAGGTAAAGTTTTTATTGTGGGGGCGGGAATTGGTGGCGAGGAGTTTTTGACGGTTCGCGCTAGGGATCTGATATGTACTGCTGAAGTAATTATTAGTGATGCACTGGTCGATCGCACTTTATTAGACCTTGCGCCGCCACAATGTAATTGCATCATTGCGGGTAAACGAGGTGGACAGAAAAGCATCAAGCAAGCAGAAATTAATCAGATGCTGGTGGAATATTGCTTGCAGGGTAAGCAAGTGGTGCGGCTCAAGAGTGGCGATCCTTGGATATTTGGTCGATCGCTACCTGAGATCTCAGCATTGCAAGCCGCTAATTGTGCATGGGAAGTAGTCGCAGGGATTTCTAGTGTGATCGCCGCTCCCATGTTAGCTGGGATACCCCTTACGGAAGTAGAGGCGAGTTCTTGTTTTGCGGTGATGACGGGGCATGATTTGGAGCGGTTGCCTTGGGAAGCGATCGCTCAAATTCCGACATTGGTAATTTTGATGGGGACAAATAATCTGGCGGGATTGTTGGCAAAATTGGAGCAGGGGAAATCTGGGGATACAAAAATTGCGATCGTGCAATGGTGTGGGAGACCTGAGCAGCAGGTATGGACGGGTACTTTGACAGATATCCAGTCAAAATTACCTGAAGGATCTCTATCGCCATCGGTGATTATTATTGGGGAAGTCGTAAAGTTTCATGAGCAACTATCGCGTCAGTATGGTCAATCATCGGAAAATTTTGGAATAACTGTTGAGCTAGAAAAGGAAAAATTACCATTGCAGGGCAAACGGATTTTAGTGACAAGGGCGGCGACACAGGCTAGCCAATTTACAGATTTACTGACCAATCAAGGTGCAAAAGTGATCGAGATGCCAACTTTAGCGATCGTGCCTCCAAGCAGTTGGGAAATGTTGGATCAAGCGATCGCCGATCTTGCAAATCATGATTGGTTGATTTTGACCTCAGCAAATGCTGTTGAGAGCTTTTTCGGACGATTGCAACAGTCTGGCAAAGATAGCCGCGCCTTACATTCCCTGAAAGTTGCCGTAGTGGGGCGCAAGACTGCCGAAGTATTGGCAAATTATGGAATTACGCCCGATTTAGTACCAGCAGATTTTATTGCTGATTCCTTGATTGATGCCTTTCTGACAGGCAATCATGTTTTAACTGGCAAAAAGTTGTTATTCCCGCGAGTGCAATCGGGTGGGCGTGAGGTTTTAGTGGAGCAGTTGCAACAACATGGGGCAATCATCGAGTCGATTCCTGCCTATGAGTCGGGCTGTCCTGAAGCGATCGATCCTATAGCCCTAGCTGCAATTCAAAATCAACAACTCGATGCGATCACCTTTGCCAGCTCCAAGACCGTAAAACATTTTTGTCAATTGCTGGATCGTGTGACGACCATAGACACTTGGCAAGCATGGATTGCTTCGGTAAAAATTGCCTCAATTGGACCACAGACTTCTAAGACTTGTAATGAATTACTGGGGCGTGTTGATTGTGAAGCTATGGAATATACCCTAGATGGTTTAGCCGAAGCGATCGGCAAAATCCTTCAAGAAACTTAA
- a CDS encoding SirB1 family protein: MLSLSPARQKFWHIAHTSDSEMTINHLLEGALAIAWEEYPKMDLEHYREILEGMVSDLQIRIAKISYPLKIVQEINQYLFVEQNFCGNDDDYYNPCNSFITDVLDRRLGIPLSLSIIYMVIGDRLGFPIEGISFPGHFIIRPQHPNLEIFIDPYNKGEILFPEDCANKLEQLYGQKIPLQPEYLAPVSVRRILDRLLNNLKLIYLRRREPSKALAVIERSLMLNPNVPTQWRDRGLICYQLERFTESRIDLENYLQHIPYAEDSQIILQLIKEMNL, encoded by the coding sequence GTGTTAAGTCTTTCCCCAGCGAGGCAAAAGTTTTGGCATATTGCCCATACCTCTGACTCTGAAATGACCATTAACCACTTGCTCGAAGGAGCATTGGCGATCGCATGGGAAGAATATCCCAAGATGGATCTCGAACATTATCGGGAAATTTTAGAGGGTATGGTTAGTGATTTACAGATTCGTATTGCCAAGATTTCCTATCCTCTTAAGATTGTGCAGGAGATCAACCAATATCTATTTGTTGAGCAAAATTTTTGCGGCAATGATGATGACTATTACAACCCCTGTAATAGTTTTATCACTGATGTTTTAGATCGCCGTTTAGGTATTCCCCTATCGCTATCGATTATTTATATGGTCATTGGCGATCGCTTAGGTTTTCCGATAGAAGGAATTAGTTTTCCTGGACATTTTATAATTCGTCCTCAACATCCCAATCTAGAAATTTTTATCGATCCCTACAACAAAGGTGAAATTCTATTTCCTGAGGATTGTGCGAATAAATTGGAACAATTATATGGGCAAAAAATTCCTCTGCAACCAGAATATCTAGCGCCTGTTAGTGTTCGGCGCATTCTAGATCGTCTACTTAATAATTTGAAACTAATTTATTTGCGCCGACGTGAACCATCTAAAGCCTTAGCCGTGATTGAGCGATCGCTAATGCTGAATCCTAATGTGCCGACTCAATGGCGCGATCGGGGTTTAATCTGTTATCAATTAGAACGCTTTACAGAATCTCGTATCGATCTTGAAAACTATCTACAACATATTCCTTACGCAGAGGATAGTCAAATCATCTTGCAATTAATTAAAGAAATGAATCTCTAG
- a CDS encoding phosphomannose isomerase type II C-terminal cupin domain, whose protein sequence is MSPVKEAPAAIASLANLNGESPHTTVERPWGTFTTLEEGRGYKIKRIEVKPGHRLSLQMHHHRSEHWIVVSGTAKVTCGDKETMISTNQSTYVPKCTSHRLENPGIIPLILIEVQNGEYLGEDDIIRFQDDYARHEKK, encoded by the coding sequence ATGTCACCAGTAAAAGAAGCTCCTGCCGCGATCGCAAGTTTAGCAAATCTCAACGGGGAATCGCCTCACACCACTGTAGAAAGACCTTGGGGTACATTTACCACCTTGGAAGAGGGACGTGGCTACAAAATAAAACGGATTGAAGTCAAGCCGGGGCATCGACTTAGTTTGCAAATGCACCATCATCGTAGTGAGCATTGGATTGTGGTTTCAGGGACTGCCAAAGTAACCTGTGGCGATAAAGAAACAATGATCAGTACTAATCAATCCACCTATGTACCTAAATGTACATCCCACCGTCTAGAGAACCCTGGCATTATTCCTTTGATTTTGATTGAAGTCCAAAATGGGGAATATTTGGGCGAAGATGACATTATTCGCTTCCAAGATGACTATGCACGGCACGAAAAGAAATAA
- a CDS encoding peroxiredoxin: protein MAEFSRVGDPAPDFEADAVIDQEFTKIKLSDYQHKKYVVLFFYPLDFTFVCPTEVLAFSDRYEEFSKLNTEVIGISVDSKYAHLAWIQTPLADGGLGGEIKCPLVSDLTKAIATKFNVLDPNAGIALRGLFIIDKAGIVQHATINNLAFGRSIDETIRTLKAIQHTQIHENEVCPIDWQEGMATIKI from the coding sequence ATGGCTGAGTTCTCACGGGTAGGCGATCCTGCACCAGATTTTGAAGCAGATGCAGTAATCGATCAGGAATTTACCAAAATTAAACTCTCCGATTATCAACATAAAAAATATGTCGTTCTCTTCTTTTACCCCCTAGACTTTACCTTTGTTTGCCCCACTGAAGTCCTCGCCTTTAGCGATCGCTATGAGGAGTTCTCCAAATTAAATACGGAAGTAATTGGTATTTCCGTTGATAGCAAATATGCCCATCTCGCATGGATTCAAACACCACTTGCTGATGGTGGACTCGGTGGAGAAATCAAATGCCCTCTTGTGTCGGATCTCACTAAAGCGATCGCTACTAAATTTAATGTGCTTGATCCTAACGCAGGTATAGCATTGCGAGGATTATTCATCATTGACAAGGCAGGCATCGTGCAGCACGCCACCATCAATAACCTTGCCTTCGGACGTAGCATTGATGAAACAATCCGCACCCTTAAAGCAATTCAACACACCCAAATCCATGAAAATGAGGTTTGTCCCATTGATTGGCAAGAAGGCATGGCAACTATTAAAATTTAA
- a CDS encoding helix-turn-helix domain-containing protein, which translates to MAVKLALDEKQEILRLYRDSDATTVNLAKQFGISTSTVSRLLQELMPAEEYRQLVSQKQAKGKRGSRVNHDLGNFQVNQLALIPDDLSIIPDEINNFEQGEETAIAMDDQQLNDNLNMTEANFEDTDLDDDDLEDVDLEEDDDESEDDLVDEDNLDLSEDELDFSEEDTESSLTMFADLHGTHSASERLEILPLDEADLPLICYIVVDRIAEIITRPLKDFKDLGAIPPEESLSKTIPIFDNHRVARRFSHHNQRVIKFPSDLIHITRPKLVQKGITRILFSGQVYTLN; encoded by the coding sequence ATGGCTGTTAAACTTGCGCTGGATGAAAAACAAGAAATACTTCGCCTTTATCGCGACTCTGACGCGACTACGGTTAACTTGGCGAAGCAGTTTGGCATTAGTACGAGTACAGTTTCGCGACTGCTACAGGAGCTAATGCCTGCTGAGGAATATCGACAATTGGTAAGCCAAAAACAGGCTAAAGGGAAAAGAGGATCGCGAGTAAATCACGATCTTGGCAATTTTCAGGTAAATCAACTTGCATTGATTCCCGATGATTTGTCAATTATTCCCGATGAGATTAACAACTTTGAGCAAGGTGAAGAAACGGCGATCGCAATGGATGACCAGCAGCTAAATGACAATCTGAATATGACAGAAGCTAACTTTGAGGACACAGATCTAGACGATGACGATCTAGAAGATGTGGATCTAGAGGAGGATGACGATGAATCTGAAGATGATCTAGTCGATGAAGATAATCTTGACCTGAGTGAAGATGAACTAGATTTCTCTGAAGAAGATACAGAATCTAGCCTGACGATGTTTGCCGATTTGCATGGTACTCATAGTGCCAGCGAGCGCCTTGAGATCTTGCCATTAGACGAAGCTGATTTACCCTTGATTTGTTACATCGTTGTCGATCGCATTGCCGAGATCATCACGCGCCCTCTCAAGGATTTTAAAGATCTAGGTGCAATCCCTCCTGAAGAGTCACTATCTAAAACCATTCCCATTTTTGACAATCATCGTGTAGCGAGACGGTTTTCCCATCACAATCAGCGTGTGATCAAGTTTCCTAGCGATCTAATCCACATTACGCGCCCTAAGCTTGTGCAGAAAGGCATTACCCGTATTCTGTTTAGCGGTCAAGTATATACATTGAATTAA
- a CDS encoding alpha/beta hydrolase, with amino-acid sequence MSSSNSQPQASPENQDFILFAQHGWADTYHDINYLARSLVEDSQSPQSQANIPIYTPDLGWINTWLAIAPLIAKVEQVATEAIATYPDLPLRIIGHSMGGLIWLEVLDRHQEWWHKVHSLVLIASPIGGSDLGRLFDPLRLFPLIGRDLGTNRRAIAEAIAAKIPTLSIVGDIGNHTDGTVPIGCSQFNHASLVYLDNLRHPTLKNHPRVATAVRQFWSNPMIATVPTNTASQLIAKLRAIDLTEIDHQNFANAKVIQTYPDGTKLWTWKNSLQVLHVFVSEEVTNDQGSGDRCIYSAYAGWRDKTKLATILQTL; translated from the coding sequence ATGTCCAGCAGCAATTCACAGCCGCAAGCATCTCCTGAAAATCAAGACTTCATCTTATTTGCACAGCATGGATGGGCGGACACCTATCACGATATTAATTACCTAGCCCGATCGCTTGTAGAAGATTCCCAATCGCCACAATCTCAAGCAAATATCCCCATCTATACCCCCGATCTCGGTTGGATTAATACTTGGCTGGCGATCGCCCCACTAATTGCCAAAGTTGAGCAAGTCGCCACCGAAGCGATCGCCACATATCCAGATCTACCATTACGCATTATTGGACATTCGATGGGCGGCTTAATCTGGCTGGAAGTTTTAGATCGCCATCAAGAATGGTGGCATAAAGTCCATAGCCTTGTCCTCATTGCTTCACCCATCGGTGGCTCAGATTTAGGCAGATTATTTGATCCATTACGCCTCTTCCCCTTAATTGGTCGGGATCTCGGAACCAATCGCCGTGCCATTGCTGAAGCGATCGCCGCTAAGATCCCGACTCTATCAATCGTGGGTGATATTGGTAATCATACCGATGGCACAGTCCCCATCGGCTGTTCACAGTTTAACCATGCGAGTTTGGTCTATCTCGATAATTTGCGCCATCCCACCCTCAAAAATCATCCCAGAGTTGCTACCGCAGTACGCCAATTTTGGTCAAATCCGATGATCGCTACAGTACCGACCAATACGGCTTCTCAGTTAATTGCCAAACTCAGGGCGATCGACCTCACCGAAATCGATCATCAAAACTTTGCCAATGCCAAGGTCATCCAAACCTATCCAGATGGTACAAAGCTCTGGACATGGAAAAATTCATTACAGGTACTACATGTATTTGTCAGCGAAGAAGTAACAAACGATCAAGGCTCAGGCGATCGATGTATTTATAGTGCCTATGCAGGATGGAGAGACAAAACCAAATTAGCGACTATACTCCAAACTTTATAA
- a CDS encoding PFE-CTERM domain-containing protein: protein MKNLAISLRNLSLLSGLSAIILNTTFAVESSYALGLVNPNFENNLVDPTLGSLPLTATPATVDGRIQPNTFSGTNPNFVIVTNNYIDGWKTTATDRGIEIWESGFSPSGATVVAAPGNGSQFAEVNATTASALYQDLLVSASGGATELSFDFWHRARIAAGTSAGNVQVNAIRVRIIDDAGTGASLFDKVFATQLDPNSINATNKGWANYTSASVLAGLPSLGGAILAPARGTDRSVRFQFEATSLTNQKADVYTTTLTSGNVTSYNVEGISTTNANLSYGNFLDNANLQTVPFDFSPNLGIGILGCLYLGNRCLKSLRNKRRSES, encoded by the coding sequence ATGAAAAACCTTGCTATATCGCTTAGAAATTTGAGCTTACTCAGTGGATTATCTGCAATTATCCTAAACACAACATTTGCCGTCGAATCCTCTTACGCGCTTGGGTTGGTTAACCCTAATTTTGAAAACAATCTGGTAGATCCCACACTTGGTTCACTCCCATTAACTGCTACCCCAGCTACTGTAGATGGCAGGATCCAACCCAATACTTTTAGTGGGACTAATCCAAACTTTGTGATCGTGACTAATAACTATATTGATGGTTGGAAGACGACGGCAACAGATCGAGGAATAGAAATATGGGAATCGGGATTTAGTCCTTCTGGGGCTACGGTGGTCGCAGCTCCTGGCAATGGAAGTCAGTTTGCAGAAGTCAATGCAACTACTGCTTCTGCTCTGTATCAAGATCTATTGGTTAGTGCGTCTGGTGGGGCTACCGAGCTATCTTTCGATTTTTGGCATAGAGCACGTATTGCCGCAGGTACAAGTGCAGGGAATGTACAAGTTAATGCGATTAGAGTGCGAATTATTGATGATGCTGGTACAGGTGCATCTCTTTTTGATAAAGTTTTCGCTACTCAGCTAGATCCTAATAGTATTAACGCTACTAATAAAGGCTGGGCGAACTATACTTCTGCAAGTGTTCTTGCTGGGCTTCCGTCGTTAGGAGGAGCTATTCTGGCACCTGCTAGAGGTACAGATCGTTCTGTTCGATTCCAGTTTGAAGCAACCTCTCTAACTAACCAAAAGGCTGATGTTTACACGACAACACTCACCTCAGGAAATGTGACTTCATACAATGTTGAAGGAATAAGTACCACTAACGCTAACCTTTCCTATGGTAACTTCCTTGATAATGCTAATTTACAGACAGTTCCCTTTGATTTTTCACCTAATTTAGGTATAGGTATTCTTGGTTGTTTATATCTAGGTAATAGATGCCTCAAATCTTTAAGGAATAAAAGAAGATCTGAGTCTTAG
- a CDS encoding FAD-dependent oxidoreductase, which yields MSDQPENPKAKQTEDNSDRIKQNKDLQPKTTFKPKLSHILGMLFLGVVLSGAAARTWQIIGQPKPSSEPIAQGTDASIPPYDRNGFPNLNPPAPADAEVWECDVAIVGGSLGGVAAAYHSMKTGATTCLIELTPMLGGQVSSQGVSAIDESLLMRYRQQFPLSWTHFKNIIASQPALPEKYSYLKPGAVVADTNSCWVGNLCFTPYSGELAAEEFLRESQRSAPKSRWETQVAFKGASFNDKGNRITAIHAVRRIPRDPNYLVQGRLSRELKSWFNWNSDETFDKKAIRLQAPAGKQMIVIDSTDTAELIAWANIPHRLGAESFSTTGEVHAVADNPECTQAFTFPFVLKIADDEGRSLKELRKVQPGYSREEHRKDYDLGRFPMFEGNSMFNYRRIVSMKRDDPFKATPAKGDMTVVNWNRGNDWGIMNPPLILTDKQIRDSGQQQNWLGGLNTTALKDGENHALLFAEWLMDKYASAEFPIRMMSGPDSPMPTQSGLSMYPYIREGRRILGRAAYGQPEFFMREQDIRNDMEGGRKFNATSIGLTHYAIDMHGCRYRNWEPSKSPSAAPANEDKVRPIILPFESLIPQRIDNLLMGGKAIAVSHIVNGATRIHVGEWSAGAAAGATAAWIIVQDDPALTPQAILDRGRISELQNHLRSQGLLLDW from the coding sequence ATGAGCGATCAACCAGAAAATCCAAAAGCCAAGCAGACAGAAGATAATAGTGATCGCATTAAGCAAAACAAAGATCTTCAACCAAAAACAACTTTTAAACCGAAACTAAGCCATATTCTAGGAATGTTGTTTTTGGGTGTAGTGCTGAGTGGGGCAGCCGCAAGAACTTGGCAAATTATCGGTCAGCCCAAACCATCGTCAGAACCGATCGCCCAAGGTACTGACGCATCCATCCCACCCTATGATCGCAATGGCTTTCCAAATCTAAATCCCCCAGCACCTGCTGATGCTGAGGTGTGGGAATGTGATGTAGCGATCGTTGGTGGTTCCTTAGGTGGTGTTGCAGCCGCTTATCACTCCATGAAAACTGGGGCAACTACTTGCTTAATCGAACTAACACCGATGCTAGGCGGTCAGGTAAGTTCGCAGGGTGTTAGTGCGATCGATGAATCACTGCTCATGCGCTATCGCCAGCAATTCCCCTTGAGTTGGACGCATTTCAAAAATATTATTGCCAGTCAACCCGCCCTACCCGAAAAATATTCCTATCTCAAACCGGGGGCTGTGGTGGCGGATACGAATAGTTGCTGGGTTGGCAATCTTTGCTTTACACCCTATTCAGGGGAACTAGCTGCCGAAGAATTTTTGCGCGAGTCACAGCGGTCTGCCCCAAAAAGTAGATGGGAAACCCAAGTTGCCTTTAAGGGAGCAAGTTTTAATGACAAGGGTAATCGCATTACGGCAATCCATGCGGTAAGACGCATCCCTCGAGATCCTAACTACTTAGTTCAAGGTCGTCTCTCAAGGGAACTCAAAAGCTGGTTCAACTGGAACTCTGATGAGACCTTTGACAAAAAAGCAATTCGTTTACAGGCTCCCGCAGGTAAGCAGATGATCGTCATTGATTCTACCGATACTGCGGAATTAATTGCATGGGCAAATATACCCCATCGTCTAGGGGCAGAAAGTTTCAGCACCACAGGAGAAGTCCATGCGGTGGCGGATAATCCTGAATGTACCCAAGCATTTACCTTCCCCTTTGTACTGAAAATTGCCGATGATGAGGGGCGATCGCTAAAGGAACTCCGCAAAGTTCAACCGGGCTATTCGCGTGAAGAACATCGCAAAGACTATGATTTGGGAAGATTCCCCATGTTTGAAGGCAATAGCATGTTTAACTATCGCCGTATTGTCAGCATGAAGCGTGATGACCCATTTAAGGCGACCCCTGCTAAGGGTGACATGACCGTTGTTAACTGGAACCGTGGCAATGACTGGGGCATCATGAATCCTCCGTTGATTTTGACGGATAAGCAAATTCGTGATTCTGGACAACAACAAAATTGGTTAGGCGGCTTAAATACCACGGCTCTCAAGGATGGGGAAAATCATGCACTGTTATTTGCAGAATGGCTCATGGATAAATATGCTTCAGCCGAGTTTCCCATAAGAATGATGTCAGGACCAGATAGTCCCATGCCAACCCAATCGGGTTTAAGTATGTATCCTTACATTCGAGAAGGTCGGAGAATTTTAGGTCGCGCTGCCTATGGACAGCCAGAATTTTTCATGCGTGAGCAGGACATTCGCAATGATATGGAAGGTGGGCGTAAATTTAATGCCACTTCCATTGGCTTAACCCACTATGCGATCGATATGCATGGTTGCCGCTATCGCAATTGGGAGCCATCTAAATCCCCCAGTGCGGCTCCAGCTAATGAGGATAAGGTACGCCCCATTATTTTGCCCTTTGAGAGTTTGATTCCCCAACGGATTGACAATTTACTCATGGGTGGCAAGGCGATCGCGGTTAGTCACATTGTTAACGGCGCAACTCGTATCCATGTTGGTGAATGGTCGGCGGGGGCAGCAGCAGGGGCAACCGCAGCATGGATTATCGTGCAGGATGACCCTGCTTTGACTCCACAAGCAATTCTTGATCGGGGCAGAATTAGCGAGTTACAAAACCACCTGCGATCGCAAGGACTGTTGCTCGATTGGTAA
- a CDS encoding peptidoglycan-binding domain-containing protein, producing the protein MELVAYLHSEMMCERLQQGESLDQTLDCQLLESIAKSSHHAKSVVCVGLAAGAIAMNTMPIAAFAYTPEVANIQELLARRGFNPGAIDGVMGPTTREAIIAAQTFYKLEADGTIGSQTLTALQSDTYESGSATSAVAESTPTKNISLNSSSSSEVKNLQQLLSDRGFYGGAIDGIKGPMTQEAIVLAQKTYGLIPDGVAGPITIAALEADTNVPQVKIAETQPSSNVSDNSIKQGQTLLSNLGFYDGAIDGIQGSRTTEAIKKAQAFYGLPVDGVLGSQTLAALQS; encoded by the coding sequence ATGGAACTTGTTGCTTATCTTCACAGTGAAATGATGTGTGAACGCCTACAGCAAGGCGAATCTCTAGATCAGACTTTAGATTGTCAATTGCTCGAATCGATCGCGAAGTCTTCGCATCATGCAAAGTCGGTTGTATGTGTTGGACTAGCAGCAGGGGCGATCGCAATGAATACGATGCCAATCGCTGCCTTTGCATACACACCTGAAGTTGCCAATATTCAAGAGCTGTTAGCCAGACGAGGATTTAACCCCGGTGCAATTGATGGTGTCATGGGACCTACAACTAGAGAAGCCATCATCGCCGCCCAAACATTTTATAAATTAGAAGCTGATGGAACTATCGGCTCACAAACTCTCACCGCCTTACAATCAGATACCTACGAATCTGGTTCTGCCACATCTGCCGTAGCAGAATCAACACCAACAAAAAATATTTCCTTGAATTCATCTAGTTCATCGGAAGTTAAAAATTTACAGCAATTGCTGAGCGATCGCGGTTTCTATGGTGGTGCGATCGATGGCATTAAAGGTCCCATGACCCAAGAAGCGATCGTTCTTGCCCAGAAAACCTATGGCTTAATCCCTGATGGTGTTGCAGGACCTATCACCATTGCGGCGTTGGAAGCAGATACTAATGTTCCCCAAGTCAAGATTGCGGAAACCCAGCCTAGTAGTAATGTTTCCGATAATTCCATTAAGCAAGGTCAAACTCTCCTAAGCAATTTAGGTTTTTATGATGGTGCGATCGATGGTATTCAAGGTTCCCGAACTACGGAAGCAATCAAAAAAGCCCAAGCCTTTTATGGCTTGCCTGTAGATGGAGTCCTCGGTTCCCAAACCTTAGCAGCATTGCAATCCTAG
- a CDS encoding nucleotidyltransferase family protein: MNLQELQKYRLKITDLAKRYHSHNIRVFGSVAKNENTENSDIDFLIDPDPDQDLFDVIRLRRALQELLNCDVDIVHSTALHHTIRQEILSSAILL, translated from the coding sequence ATGAACTTGCAAGAATTACAAAAATATCGATTAAAGATTACTGACCTAGCGAAACGGTATCATTCTCATAATATTAGAGTGTTTGGTTCTGTTGCCAAAAATGAAAATACCGAAAATAGTGATATTGATTTTTTGATTGATCCTGATCCAGACCAAGATTTATTTGATGTAATTCGCTTACGTCGAGCATTACAAGAATTACTAAATTGTGATGTTGATATTGTCCATAGCACAGCCCTGCACCATACGATCAGACAAGAAATTTTGTCTTCAGCAATTCTCTTATGA